Below is a window of Rodentibacter sp. JRC1 DNA.
ACGATATTCGTTTTGTGGAAGATAACTGGGAAAACCCGACTCTTGGTGCTTGGGGGTTAGGTTGGGAAGTATGGCTAAACGGAATGGAAGTGACCCAATTTACTTATTTCCAACAAGTGGGTGGTTTGGAATGTAAACCGGTAACGGGAGAAGTTACCTATGGTTTGGAACGTTTGGCAATGTACATTCAAGGTGTGGATAGTGTGTATGATTTAGTGTGGTCTGACGGCCCGCTTGGCAAAACTACCTATGGTGATGTGTTCCATCAAAATGAAGTGGAGCAGTCCACTTATAACTTTGAATATGCAGACACGGATTTCTTGTTTTACTGTTTCGATCAATATGAAAAAGAAGCACAATCACTGCTAAGTTTAGAAAAACCGCTACCGTTGCCGGCTTATGAACGCATTTTAAAAGCGGCACACAGTTTCAATTTATTAGACGCACGCAAAGCGATTTCGGTTACCGAACGTCAACGTTATATTTTACGCATTCGCGCACTAACCAAAGGTGTAGCAGAAGCCTATTATGCCAGCCGCGAGGCTTTAGGATTCCCGGGTTGTAAAAAATAACTTGGAAAATAACCGCACTTTTATGCATTGACGACAATTTAAGGAAAGAATAATGAGTGATTTTCAATATCCAAAAGACATTTATACTGAAGCAGAAACCGATGTAAATACCCTTGACAACCTTGGACCGTTAGCTCCTTTAGCGGGGATCTGGGAAGGCAAACGCGGTTTGGATATTAATCCGAAAGCGGATGGTGCGGTAAAAGATCCTTATATTGAACACATTGAGCTACAACCTATTGATGCGCAAACTAACGGCCCGCAGTTATTTTACGGTTTGCGTTATCATACTCACATTGTGCAGCCTAATGAAGTGGAAACTTTCCATGATCAAGTCGGTTATTGGTTGTGGGAGCCGGCGACAGGCAATATTTTATTCACCTTAAGTATTCCACGCGGACAAACGTTAATGGCGGTGGGGAATGCTACAGCAGACGCCAAAAAATTTACCGTAAAAGCCGTGCGTGGTTCACTAACAAACGGCATTATTTCAAATCCGTTTATTGAGCAATCCTTCACTACGGAGAGTTATGAAATCACCGTGAGTATTAATGATGACGGGACTTGGTCTTACGATCAAACCACATTAATGACAATCCCGGGCTATGATAAGCCTTTTGAACATCGCGATCGTAATCGCTTAACAAAAATCGCAGAAGCGGCCTTGAATCCGACCGCACTTGCCGCACAAAAAGAAGGTAAATAATGAAACCGATTCTTTATTATGCAGCACAATGTCCTGATACTGCACCTTTTGTTGCAGAGTTAAAGAGATTAGGCGTAGATTATGAAGAAGTTGAAGTATTATCTTCCATTCCTAATCTGAAACAATGGCTACGTTTACGCGACCGCCACTCCGCTTTTGATAACGCAAAAGCTCAAGGTTTTGCAGGATTTCCGGCATTGTGGTTGGAGGACGATAGGGTAATTTTGGATTTAAATTTGTTGAACGGAATATTTAAAAAATAATGAAAAGCAGCCTTGCCGGAATCGCTTTCGTTAGCATTTTATCTGCTTGTAGCCAGACTTCGGATATGCCAAAAGAAGCAATGATCGGTGTTCGCCAAAATGCAAATGAGATGCATGGTTGTATAACGGCAGTAAGAGAACATTATTCTTATAGCCAACAAAAATGCGTTCAACAAGGAGCTCGGATTATCAAAACCAAGAAAGGTTGGAAAGTCCAAAACTTTTGATGTTTCCTAATCTTAAATTGCTCGTAGATTTTCTATATTGTTTATGTCATTGATATAGAAACAGTCGAATTGAATTTTAATTAAAAAAAATAAGTACATAGGGTGGGCTTTCGCTCATCAATATTTTAAAAAATTACTGAAGGGTTAAAGCCCACTCACAAGAGAAAAGAAAATGACAACCCAAAACTTCTTAGTCGAAATCGGCACAGAAGAGCTGCCGCCAAAAGCTCTGAAAACATTAGCGACCGCTTTTGCGGAGAATGTAGAAAACGAATTAAATCAAGCCGGTTTGTCATTCGATAAAATCGAATGGTTTGCCAGCCCTCGCCGTTTAGCGGTGAAAGTGTTGGCACTTGCAACACAACAGCCGAGTAAAGAAATTGAAAAACGTGGTCCTGCGGTGTCTGCGGCATTTGATCAAGATGGCAAACCAACTAAAGCGGCTGAAGGCTGGGCGCGTGGTTGCGGCATTACGGTGGATAAAGCGGAACGCCTTGCGACGGATAAAGGCGAATGGTTGGTTTATCGTGCCACCGTTGAAGGCAAAGCAACTAAAGATTTACTGGCAGAGATCGTATCGGCAAGCCTTGCGAAATTGCCGATCCCAAAACCAATGCGTTGGGCGGACAAAAGCGTGCAATTTATTCGCCCTGTTCACACCGTCACAATGTTGCTTGGAGATGACTTGATCGAAGGTGAAATTTTAGGTGTGGCAAGTGCTCGCACTATTCGCGGGCACCGTTTCTTGGGCGAACGGGAATTTGAAATTCAACACGCCGATCAATATCCGCAATTATTGCGTGAGAAAGGTTCTGTAGTGGCTGATTTTAACGAGCGTAAAGCGGAAATCCTTGCAAAATCTCAAGCAAAAGCGACCGCACTTGGCGGCGTGGCGGATATTGACGAAAGTTTGCTTGAGGAAGTCACTTCATTAGTGGAATTTCCGAATGTACTTACTGCGAAGTTTGAAGAACGTTTCCTTGCCGTGCCTGCGGAAGCCTTGGTTTACACAATGAAAGGCGATCAAAAATATTTCCCGATCTATGATAAAGACGGCAAATTATTACCGCACTTTATTTTTGTATCGAATATCAATCCTGAAGATCCGACAGCAATTATTGAAGGAAACGAAAAAGTGGTTCGCCCGCGTTTAACGGATGCGGAATTTTTCTTCAAAACCGATTTAAAACAAAAATTGGTCGATCGCTTACCTCGTTTAGAAACCGTGTTGTTCCAGCAGCAACTTGGCACATTGCGTGATAAAACCGCCCGTATTGAACAACTTGCAGGCGAAATCGCAAAACAAATTGGCGCAGATGAAAGCAAAGCGAAACGTGCCGGTTTACTCTCAAAATGCGACCTAATGACGAATATGGTGTTTGAATTTACCGATACGCAAGGTGTAATGGGAATGCACTATGCCCGCCACGATGGTGAAGATGAAGAAGTTGCCGTAGCCTTAAACGAGCAATATATGCCGCGTTTTGCCGGTGATGAATTACCGAAATCATTGGTGGCAAGCAGTGTTGCATTGGCGGATAAATTAGACACTTTAACGGGGATTTTCGGCATTGGACAAGCGCCTAAAGGGAGTGCTGACCCATTCGCACTACGCCGTGCGGCATTGGGCGTATTGCGCATTATCGTAGAGAAAAATTTATCGCTTGATTTAGCGGATTTAGTTCAAAAATCAGCCGCACTTTTCGGTGATAGGCTCACGAATAAGAATGTTATTGAAGACGTCGTGGACTTTATGCTAGGGCGTTTCCGTGCGTGGTATCAAGACGAGGGTATTGCGGTGGATGTAATTCAGGCGGTACTTGCCCGCCGCCCGACCCGTCCGGCTGATTTTGATGCACGCGTGCGTGCGGTATCGCATTTCCGTACTTTAGATTCTGCTCAAGCCTTGGCGGCGGCAAACAAGCGTGTGGCGAATATTCTTGCTAAAACGGAGAGTAACATTGGCGAGATCAATTTAGCCGCGTGCTTGGAGCCGGCTGAAAAAGCACTGGCTGAAATCGTACTTGGCTTACAAACAGAAGTACAACCGTTGATTGCGAAAGGCGAATACACCGCCGTGTTAGATAAATTGGCTGGCTTGCGCACACCGGTGGATAATTTCTTTGATAACGTGATGGTGAATGCGGAAGATCCTGTATTACGTCAAAACCGTTTGGCAATTTTAAATACGCTCCAAGATTTGTTCTTACAAGTGGCGGATATTTCTGTCCTTCAAGCGTAAAATTAATGAGGAATGGTCATTTTTCCAACGACCATTCCTTTACTTATAGACTTCATCTAATTATTTCTCTATAATCAGCCCCACTTTCCCCCTTAGCTCAGTCGGTTAGAGCAGGCGACTCATAATCGCTTGGTCGCTGGTTCAAGTCCGGCAGGGGGGACCAACATTAAATTTCTACTCTTTCGCCCTCTTACGTTTTCTTACGCTCAACCCTTATAAATACCGGCTTTTCGTTGGGTATATTTCTGTTTAATTAAGATTAAAAAATTCCCTAAAATTATTCCTAATATAGAAATTTCCACATTGATTCAATAATCAGAAAGTTATAATTGCGGACAATAAAAGTCTGCAAGAATTGACCGCGCTTTTTCCATAAGGACAATGTGTTCAAATTGAGGGAATAGGGTACGAGGTTTTATTTGAACGGGATCACATTCGATAAGTGGCAACGGAACAAATTTTTGCCTTTTTACAATAGGATTGTAATAAATCTAAATATTTTTTTAGAATTAACTCAAAAGGAAAATGGCTATGGCACTTTCTTATGCAAAAAGCTCACATTTATCAAAAGCAATTCGTAATTTAATTGGTGTGCCGTTTTGTTTTTACGTTGCATACTATATTTATTTTAAACTGCCGCTTATATTGGAAAGCGGGGAAAGTGTGCGAGTTCCTCGTATTGTGTGGTTAATCTATGAGGCATTTGGTGAAACCTATTTTTATCCAATTATGGCGGTAATAGCTATTTTCATTGGCTTTCTTGGTATCGGTTTAGCAGTAAAACATTTTAATGCTCACAAAGCACAAAAGAACCAATAGGTTATGTAATAAATTGCGGTAAAATAGGAGAGTTTTATTCTCCTATTTTAATTTCTGTTCAATAAGTCTTAGTCAAGGTATCGCAATAAAAGCATGTTTTATATTTGAACGAGAGTACATTTTCTAATTAGAAATGGAGCAGATTTTCGTAAAACCCAATAACCTAAAAATCAGAAGATTAAAAATAGCTGATTTTGGATATTTATTATACCCATTTCTAATGAAAAAATTATCAGCTTAAATTTCTTATCTCTATCTTTTCCCCTATAAATTGTCATAAAAACCAAGTAAAATACTGCGGTTTCTATTTAATATTTCTTTTTTACTATTTTAGTTAGGAGTTTCTATGGCTGCGGAAGGCGCGGGAGATTTGTTTCGGGTCGTTGCTTTATTAGGGGCTGCAGTGGTGGCGGTCCCCCTATTTAAACGAATCGGTTTAGGGTCTGTTTTAGGGTATCTTGCCGCAGGGCTTGCTATTGGGCCTTATGGCTTAAATGTCGTTGATGATCCGCATGCCATTATTCATCTTGCCGAATTTGGCGTAGTGATGTTCTTGTTCGTGATTGGACTTGAGATGAAACCTTCGCATTTGTGGAGTTTGCGCCGTCAGATTTTTGGCTTGGGAAGTATGCAGGTGATTATTTCCGCTATTGTATTAACCTGTGTTTCCGTGCAGTTTGGCGTATCTTGGGAAGTCGCATTTGTCAGTTCGGCAGGGTTTGTGTTGACTTCTACTGCAATCGTGATGCAAGTACTGGGAGAGCGTAAAGAATTATCTACAAAGCGCGGTCAAAAAATCGTATCAATTTTACTGTTTGAAGATCTCCTTATTGTTCCGTTGCTTGCTATCGTTACTTTCCTTTCGCCTTTTGAAAGCACGGAAGATTCAATGCCTTGGTGGCAATCTGCCGGTATCGCAATGTTGGCATTGACTGTGTTAGTGTGTATCGGTCGTTTTATTTTAAACCCGGTATTCCGTATTTTAGCGAACGCAAAGGCGCGTGAGGTGATGACGGCGGCAGCTCTTTTTGTTGTATTGGGTGCAGCGTTATTGATGGAGGAAGCCGGATTATCTATGGCGATGGGGGCATTTGTGGCAGGGGTAATGCTTTCTGAATCGGCGTTTCGTCATCAATTGGAAGCCGATATCGAACCTTTCCGTGGTTTATTGCTTGGTCTTTTCTTCCTCGGCGTGGGAATGGCATTAGACTTAAAAGTCGTGTTTGAAAATTGGCAATTGATTTTACTCGGTGTTATCGCCTTAATGCTAACCAAAGGTATCTGTATTTATCTTATTGCCCGTCTTGCAAAAAGTACGCACAAAACCGCGTTAGAACGCGCATTGCTCATGGCGCAAGGTGGCGAATT
It encodes the following:
- a CDS encoding monovalent cation:proton antiporter-2 (CPA2) family protein encodes the protein MAAEGAGDLFRVVALLGAAVVAVPLFKRIGLGSVLGYLAAGLAIGPYGLNVVDDPHAIIHLAEFGVVMFLFVIGLEMKPSHLWSLRRQIFGLGSMQVIISAIVLTCVSVQFGVSWEVAFVSSAGFVLTSTAIVMQVLGERKELSTKRGQKIVSILLFEDLLIVPLLAIVTFLSPFESTEDSMPWWQSAGIAMLALTVLVCIGRFILNPVFRILANAKAREVMTAAALFVVLGAALLMEEAGLSMAMGAFVAGVMLSESAFRHQLEADIEPFRGLLLGLFFLGVGMALDLKVVFENWQLILLGVIALMLTKGICIYLIARLAKSTHKTALERALLMAQGGEFAFVLFAAGLSKGVIDETVNANMTAIVVLSMVLTPIILIIYEKFGSKESVEEIQPDEIDEQHPILIIGMGRFGQIVNDLLRLSGYATTIVDLNPKMIKGFNEYGIKSYFGDASRREFLIAAGLEKAEFLVVAIDNKEQALSIVHFAREVNPNIKIIARSYDRFHTFDLYKVGADEIIRETFDSAVRAGKRTLVHLGMEEEVAKEVAEYYFHADRHEVELMSQVYDPKMGIFRNPLMRDIARECDQKMAADIQEILLRAKEREEESL
- the glyS gene encoding glycine--tRNA ligase subunit beta — protein: MTTQNFLVEIGTEELPPKALKTLATAFAENVENELNQAGLSFDKIEWFASPRRLAVKVLALATQQPSKEIEKRGPAVSAAFDQDGKPTKAAEGWARGCGITVDKAERLATDKGEWLVYRATVEGKATKDLLAEIVSASLAKLPIPKPMRWADKSVQFIRPVHTVTMLLGDDLIEGEILGVASARTIRGHRFLGEREFEIQHADQYPQLLREKGSVVADFNERKAEILAKSQAKATALGGVADIDESLLEEVTSLVEFPNVLTAKFEERFLAVPAEALVYTMKGDQKYFPIYDKDGKLLPHFIFVSNINPEDPTAIIEGNEKVVRPRLTDAEFFFKTDLKQKLVDRLPRLETVLFQQQLGTLRDKTARIEQLAGEIAKQIGADESKAKRAGLLSKCDLMTNMVFEFTDTQGVMGMHYARHDGEDEEVAVALNEQYMPRFAGDELPKSLVASSVALADKLDTLTGIFGIGQAPKGSADPFALRRAALGVLRIIVEKNLSLDLADLVQKSAALFGDRLTNKNVIEDVVDFMLGRFRAWYQDEGIAVDVIQAVLARRPTRPADFDARVRAVSHFRTLDSAQALAAANKRVANILAKTESNIGEINLAACLEPAEKALAEIVLGLQTEVQPLIAKGEYTAVLDKLAGLRTPVDNFFDNVMVNAEDPVLRQNRLAILNTLQDLFLQVADISVLQA
- the glyQ gene encoding glycine--tRNA ligase subunit alpha, giving the protein MSNQFNIKTFQGMILALQDYWAKQGCTIVQPFDMEVGAGTSHPMTALRALGPEPMAFAYVQPSRRPTDGRYGENPNRLQHYYQFQVVIKPSPDNIQELYLGSLEMLGFDPTKNDIRFVEDNWENPTLGAWGLGWEVWLNGMEVTQFTYFQQVGGLECKPVTGEVTYGLERLAMYIQGVDSVYDLVWSDGPLGKTTYGDVFHQNEVEQSTYNFEYADTDFLFYCFDQYEKEAQSLLSLEKPLPLPAYERILKAAHSFNLLDARKAISVTERQRYILRIRALTKGVAEAYYASREALGFPGCKK
- a CDS encoding FABP family protein, with the protein product MSDFQYPKDIYTEAETDVNTLDNLGPLAPLAGIWEGKRGLDINPKADGAVKDPYIEHIELQPIDAQTNGPQLFYGLRYHTHIVQPNEVETFHDQVGYWLWEPATGNILFTLSIPRGQTLMAVGNATADAKKFTVKAVRGSLTNGIISNPFIEQSFTTESYEITVSINDDGTWSYDQTTLMTIPGYDKPFEHRDRNRLTKIAEAALNPTALAAQKEGK